A single Campylobacter ureolyticus ACS-301-V-Sch3b DNA region contains:
- a CDS encoding Y-family DNA polymerase, with amino-acid sequence MILHIDLDCFFVAAARIKDKSLIGKNVAVIGGGLNEDFGETSGDINNSVVLSASYEARKYGVKSAMVLKQAKILCKNLIVVKSDHHFYKELSKKLYKFLYTFTPDIEQFSIDEFFLDLSGTNAMKDPLKFAKFLQNEILNKFELPSSIGISDAKFIAKLATDLAKPFGIKFIKKDELDTTLKNIDISKFPGVGKSALKRLNKYGIFTLGDVKESKFIFEKLGKNGIKLYENIIGNGKNIVETNSKRKSFSHGRTFKAVSSRDEIKRRILILCRYLCFDIYKFGQNPTKFELKIKYLDKITITRSLTYKFKFYESVLHKIMNELFQRCDEFINKPIIYISVGVGGFVEEKNIEKTLFNEIKQSDIEIDKAVQVIREKYGVNSLLFAKEIKAKN; translated from the coding sequence TTGATTTTACACATTGATTTAGATTGCTTTTTTGTAGCAGCTGCAAGGATAAAAGATAAAAGCTTAATTGGTAAAAATGTAGCTGTTATTGGAGGTGGGCTGAATGAAGACTTTGGCGAAACTAGTGGTGATATAAACAATTCAGTTGTTTTAAGTGCTAGTTATGAGGCTAGAAAGTATGGAGTAAAGTCTGCTATGGTATTAAAACAAGCTAAAATACTTTGCAAAAATTTAATAGTTGTAAAATCAGATCACCATTTTTACAAAGAACTTTCAAAAAAACTTTATAAATTTTTATATACATTTACTCCAGATATCGAGCAATTTAGTATTGATGAGTTTTTTTTGGATTTAAGTGGAACAAATGCTATGAAAGATCCATTAAAATTTGCCAAATTTTTACAAAATGAAATTTTAAATAAATTTGAACTTCCATCAAGTATTGGCATAAGTGATGCAAAATTTATAGCTAAGCTTGCAACTGATTTGGCAAAACCATTTGGTATAAAATTTATAAAAAAAGATGAACTTGATACGACTTTAAAAAATATTGATATTTCTAAATTTCCTGGTGTTGGAAAAAGCGCTTTAAAGCGCCTTAATAAGTATGGTATCTTTACTCTAGGAGATGTAAAAGAGTCTAAATTTATTTTTGAAAAACTTGGTAAAAATGGTATAAAATTATATGAAAACATTATAGGAAATGGTAAAAACATAGTCGAAACAAACTCAAAAAGAAAGAGTTTTTCGCATGGCAGGACTTTTAAAGCTGTAAGTAGTAGAGATGAGATTAAAAGGCGAATTTTAATTCTTTGTAGATATTTGTGTTTTGATATCTATAAATTTGGTCAAAATCCAACTAAATTTGAACTCAAAATAAAATATTTAGATAAAATTACTATCACTAGATCTCTAACTTATAAGTTTAAATTTTATGAAAGTGTTTTGCATAAAATTATGAATGAGCTTTTTCAAAGATGTGATGAGTTTATAAATAAGCCAATTATTTATATAAGTGTTGGAGTTGGTGGTTTTGTTGAAGAGAAAAATATAGAAAAAACTCTTTTTAATGAGATAAAACAAAGTGATATTGAGATAGATAAGGCAGTGCAAGTTATACGAGAAAAATACGGTGTAAATTCACTGCTTTTTGCAAAAGAGATAAAAGCTAAAAATTAA
- a CDS encoding bifunctional 3,4-dihydroxy-2-butanone 4-phosphate synthase/GTP cyclohydrolase II, whose product MGFASIEEAIKDIKNGKMIVVVDDEDRENEGDLVFAGAFSDVEKVNFAITHAKGVLCTPVNKEIAKKLGFDLMVKDNTSNHETAFTITVDAKKATTGVSAVERDMTIKLITNFSTSTKDDFVFPGHIFPLIAKDGGVLERIGHTEASIDLCKLAGLAPVSVICEIVNEDGTMARRDDLDKFCKKFNLNMVSVADLVKYRLKNETLIKFSELKYGELAGIKVKFYEVIDHKNNIQRVYIFGDISKTSNVKFHKISSDYEFLTTDKFNEFKRSLDILENEGGVLIMFDALQNGSMKDYGIGAQILAHLKIEKINIISKSHNRDFAGLSGFGLDIIGYK is encoded by the coding sequence ATGGGTTTTGCGAGTATAGAAGAAGCTATAAAAGATATAAAAAATGGGAAAATGATAGTAGTTGTTGATGATGAGGATAGAGAAAATGAAGGAGACTTAGTTTTTGCTGGAGCTTTTAGTGATGTTGAGAAAGTAAATTTTGCCATAACTCACGCAAAAGGAGTTTTATGCACACCAGTTAATAAAGAAATTGCTAAAAAACTTGGTTTTGATCTTATGGTAAAAGATAATACTTCAAATCACGAAACCGCTTTTACTATAACAGTTGATGCCAAAAAAGCAACAACTGGAGTAAGTGCAGTTGAGCGTGATATGACTATAAAGCTAATTACAAATTTTTCAACTTCGACAAAAGATGATTTTGTCTTTCCAGGACATATTTTTCCATTAATTGCAAAAGATGGTGGAGTGCTTGAAAGAATTGGTCACACAGAAGCAAGCATTGATCTTTGCAAACTTGCTGGACTTGCCCCAGTAAGTGTAATTTGCGAAATAGTAAATGAAGATGGAACCATGGCAAGAAGAGATGATTTAGATAAATTTTGTAAAAAATTTAATTTAAACATGGTAAGCGTGGCTGATTTAGTAAAATACCGTCTAAAAAATGAGACTTTGATAAAATTTAGCGAATTAAAATATGGAGAATTAGCTGGCATTAAGGTTAAGTTTTATGAGGTAATTGACCATAAAAACAACATTCAAAGAGTTTATATTTTTGGAGATATTTCAAAAACTTCAAATGTTAAATTTCATAAAATTTCAAGCGATTATGAGTTTTTAACAACTGATAAATTTAATGAATTTAAAAGAAGCTTAGATATTTTAGAAAACGAGGGTGGGGTTTTAATAATGTTTGACGCACTTCAAAATGGCTCTATGAAGGATTATGGTATAGGAGCTCAAATCTTAGCTCATTTAAAAATAGAAAAAATAAATATTATTAGTAAAAGTCATAATAGAGATTTTGCTGGACTTAGCGGTTTTGGACTTGATATTATAGGCTATAAATAG
- a CDS encoding HIT family protein codes for MGNKLEYLCAPWRSEYFSHKKSECVFCDIVNGRENDEKNGVIFRAKYCFGVMNLYPYSPGAFMVIPYKHIDNIEGLDDEIWTEMSKFVKKGVEVLKKYIGASGVNIGMNLGSAAGAGIAQHVHYHLVPRWNGDTNFITTIGCVRVNGVPFGDIYEKIQLGFEELK; via the coding sequence ATGGGCAATAAGTTAGAATATCTTTGCGCTCCTTGGAGAAGCGAATATTTTAGTCATAAAAAAAGTGAATGTGTATTTTGTGATATTGTAAATGGTAGAGAAAATGATGAAAAAAATGGTGTTATTTTTAGAGCAAAATACTGTTTTGGTGTGATGAATTTATATCCATACAGCCCCGGAGCTTTTATGGTAATTCCTTATAAGCATATTGACAATATTGAGGGTTTAGATGATGAAATTTGGACTGAAATGAGCAAATTTGTTAAAAAAGGTGTTGAAGTCTTAAAAAAATATATCGGTGCAAGTGGCGTAAATATAGGCATGAATTTAGGAAGTGCAGCAGGAGCAGGGATTGCCCAGCATGTGCATTATCATTTAGTTCCAAGATGGAATGGGGATACAAATTTTATAACTACAATAGGCTGTGTTAGAGTAAATGGTGTGCCTTTTGGAGATATTTATGAAAAAATTCAATTAGGTTTTGAAGAACTAAAATAA
- the trpC gene encoding indole-3-glycerol phosphate synthase TrpC — MILDEILKKTKSDLEKRKKDIPFDVLGRSLSANPFIPRDVITALKTEEKDKFKIIAEIKKASPSKGVIRDDFEPVNIAVEYEKGGANAFSVLTEPHYFKGNLEFIPQIRRYTKIPILRKDFIVDEYQILESLVYGADFILLIAKALSKNELKNLLEFAHRLGLEALVETHDKKDVKNAIFAGAKIFGINHRDLQTFKMNMSLSSDLIPLIPKDKIIVAESGLKDSEQLKQLHKIGVDAFLIGETFMRQDNVKKAVLKMKGLE, encoded by the coding sequence ATGATACTTGATGAAATTTTAAAAAAAACAAAATCTGATTTAGAAAAAAGAAAAAAAGATATCCCTTTTGATGTTCTTGGTAGAAGCCTTTCGGCTAATCCTTTTATCCCAAGAGATGTAATAACTGCTTTAAAAACAGAAGAAAAAGATAAATTTAAAATAATAGCTGAAATCAAAAAAGCAAGTCCTAGTAAAGGCGTTATAAGAGATGATTTTGAGCCAGTAAATATTGCAGTAGAGTATGAAAAAGGTGGAGCAAATGCTTTTTCTGTTTTAACAGAGCCACACTATTTCAAAGGAAATTTAGAGTTTATCCCACAAATTAGACGCTATACAAAAATACCAATTTTAAGAAAAGATTTTATTGTTGATGAATATCAAATTTTGGAAAGTTTAGTTTATGGGGCTGATTTTATTTTATTAATTGCCAAAGCACTAAGCAAAAATGAGCTTAAAAATTTGCTTGAATTTGCTCATAGATTAGGGCTTGAGGCTTTGGTTGAAACACATGATAAAAAAGATGTTAAAAATGCTATTTTTGCTGGAGCAAAGATATTTGGTATAAATCACAGAGATTTGCAAACTTTTAAGATGAATATGAGCTTAAGTTCTGATTTGATTCCACTTATTCCAAAAGATAAAATAATCGTTGCTGAAAGTGGGCTAAAAGACAGTGAGCAATTAAAACAATTGCATAAAATCGGTGTTGATGCATTTTTAATAGGTGAAACTTTTATGAGACAAGACAATGTTAAAAAAGCTGTTTTAAAAATGAAAGGTTTAGAATAA
- a CDS encoding tetratricopeptide repeat protein codes for MHRCKTIIKCLFIALFCVNLNAFDTKSYDESLNVFKALLLEEKDPKDSVSIFTYLYDKTKKPEYLKEVIKILYNYEDFTNLGFYLEKGSTVLKDDDEFLRIKIAYLLSKNSLYEALNLARNLTKVDNSSRSFIILGKIEEVLNLQNETFKSYKKAYELDENEINFLRYVKVLLSMKQTDEALKELESYKKENGCSLAVCSMLVDIYRQQNDFDMVVKICEELYEDTKNNKFLDYILSFYITFEEYDKAVDLLKKYDYKNKMLVELYGFLKQNDEAIKLSKEFFKKTNDTEFLALEAMNLYEKNAPNVNQKLLKEILDKFDKSIKDLNNATYENYYGYLLIDHDVDYKKGIELVKKALLKEPDSPYYLDSLAWGYYKLKECKKADEIMKQISYKFSDFLNSSEAKEHLEAINKCLKSGDIK; via the coding sequence ATGCATAGGTGTAAAACAATTATAAAATGCCTTTTTATAGCACTTTTTTGTGTAAATTTAAATGCCTTTGATACAAAATCTTACGATGAAAGCTTAAATGTATTTAAAGCGCTTTTACTAGAAGAAAAAGACCCAAAAGATTCAGTTTCAATTTTTACATATTTATATGACAAGACAAAAAAACCTGAGTATTTAAAAGAGGTTATAAAGATACTTTATAATTATGAGGATTTTACAAATTTAGGTTTTTATCTTGAAAAAGGAAGTACTGTATTAAAAGATGATGATGAGTTTTTAAGGATAAAAATAGCCTATCTTTTATCTAAAAATAGCCTTTATGAAGCTTTAAATTTAGCAAGAAATCTTACTAAAGTAGATAATAGCTCAAGAAGTTTTATTATTTTAGGAAAAATAGAAGAAGTTTTAAATTTGCAAAATGAAACTTTTAAAAGCTATAAAAAAGCCTATGAGTTAGATGAAAACGAGATAAATTTTTTAAGATATGTAAAAGTTTTATTAAGTATGAAACAAACAGATGAGGCATTAAAAGAGCTAGAAAGCTATAAGAAAGAAAATGGCTGTTCTTTGGCAGTCTGTAGTATGTTAGTTGATATTTATAGACAACAAAATGACTTTGACATGGTTGTAAAAATTTGCGAAGAGCTTTATGAAGATACAAAAAATAACAAATTTTTAGACTATATTCTTAGTTTTTACATAACCTTTGAAGAGTATGATAAGGCTGTAGATTTGTTGAAAAAATATGACTATAAAAATAAAATGCTAGTTGAATTATATGGTTTTTTAAAACAAAATGATGAGGCCATAAAACTATCAAAAGAGTTTTTTAAAAAGACAAATGATACAGAGTTTTTAGCACTAGAAGCGATGAATTTATATGAAAAAAATGCTCCTAATGTAAATCAAAAATTACTAAAAGAGATTTTAGATAAATTTGATAAATCTATTAAAGACTTAAATAATGCAACTTATGAAAACTATTATGGATACTTATTGATTGATCATGATGTTGATTATAAAAAAGGCATTGAGCTTGTTAAAAAGGCACTTTTAAAAGAGCCAGATTCTCCTTATTATTTAGATTCGCTTGCTTGGGGGTATTATAAGTTAAAAGAGTGTAAAAAAGCTGATGAAATTATGAAGCAAATCAGCTATAAATTTAGTGATTTTTTAAACAGTAGCGAGGCAAAAGAGCATCTTGAGGCTATAAATAAGTGTTTAAAGAGCGGAGATATAAAATGA